In Symphalangus syndactylus isolate Jambi chromosome 6, NHGRI_mSymSyn1-v2.1_pri, whole genome shotgun sequence, a genomic segment contains:
- the LOC129485101 gene encoding olfactory receptor 9A4, translating into MLINYSNATEFYLLGFPGSEELHHILFAIFFFFYLVTLMGNTVIIVIVCVNKRLQSPMYFFLGHLSALEILVTTIIVPVMLWGLLLPGMQTISLSACVVQLFLYLAVGTTEFALLGAMAVDHYVAVCNPLRYNIIMNRHACNFVVLVSWVFGFLFQIWAVYVTFQLTYCKSNVVNNFFCDRGQLLKLSCNNTLFTEFILFLMAVFVLFGSLIPTIVSYTYIISTILKIPSSSGRRKSFSTCASHFTCVVIGYGSCLFLYVKPKQTQAADYNWVVSLMVSVVTPFLNPFIFTLRNDKVIEALQDGVKRCCQLFRN; encoded by the coding sequence ATGTTGATAAATTACTctaatgccactgaattttatCTCCTTGGCTTCCCTGGCTCTGAAGAACTACATCACATCCTTTTTgctatattcttctttttctacttgGTGACATTAATGGGAAACACGGTCATCATCGTGATTGTCTGTGTGAATAAACGTCTGCAGTCCCCCATGTATTTCTTCCTCGGCCACCTCTCTGCCCTAGAGATCCTGGTCACAACCATAATTGTCCCCGTGATGCTTTGGGGATTGCTGCTTCCTGGGATGCAGACAATATCTTTGTCTGCCTGTGTTGTCCAGCTGTTCCTGTACCTTGCTGTGGGGACAACGGAGTTTGCATTACTTGGAGCAATGGCTGTGGACCATTATGTGGCTGTCTGTAACCCTCTGAGGTACAACATCATTATGAACAGACACGCCTGCAACTTTGTGGTTCTTGTGTCATGGGTGTTTGggtttctttttcaaatctgGGCGGTCTATGTCACGTTTCAGCTTACTTACTGCAAATCAAATGTGGTGAACAATTTTTTCTGTGACCGAGGGCAATTGCTCAAACTATCCTGCAATAATACTCTTTTCACGGAGTTTATCCTCTTCTTAATGGCtgtttttgttctctttggttcTTTGATCCCTACAATTGTCTCCTACACCTACATCATCTCCACCATTCTCAAGATTCCGTCATCCTCTGGCCGGAGGAAATCCTTCTCCACTTGTGCCTCCCACTTCACCTGTGTTGTGATTGGCTATGGCAGCTGCTTGTTTCTCTACGTGAAACCCAAGCAAACACAGGCAGCTGATTACAATTGGGTAGTTTCCCTGATGGTTTCAGTAGTAACTCCTTTCCTCAATCCTTTCATCTTCACCCTCAGAAATGATAAAGTCATAGAGGCCCTTCAGGATGGGGTGAAACGCTGCTGTCAACTATTCAGGAATTAG